One Primulina huaijiensis isolate GDHJ02 chromosome 8, ASM1229523v2, whole genome shotgun sequence genomic region harbors:
- the LOC140982068 gene encoding uncharacterized protein, producing the protein MRRNQESMCAGEQATHPEREENVEAHKSRVKETLKSGEISEMGETWKEIRMLRQQVVSRAPVPKRGSPFSLAILEEGLPPNFRQSNVGEYDGHADPEEHLGRLRMRLCCTSIQTESGAGCFWPKSIQSFEDFSAAFLHRFASSKRHQKNYLSLFVMKQQEAETLREFVQRFNSAALEIPAAAPDIMISAFTQGLREGEFFKSLVKKPASSYDDLLARAEKYVNMEDAQRYKRMENRPGGSRAEGAVRCGRKRGAGEREEDRARGRGQFSSHVPLNRSRDKVMEVRESGEREGKSQRVESEVEALRGKIRWSKSRGEKVEVRMSLGSMLNRGGERMRIPGGATDGDSGQARKAHGRRLENFEISRGADLPQDPVISFGTEDLRGVVAPHNDALVVTATVANYDVARIFIDNGSSVNILFKSTLDQMKVEGFEFEPISTPLYGFAGHAIPPLGQIVLPLSLEHGPRRVTKMTTFAVVDTLPLSLGHAQGKALKRPWNAYHLRKYYS; encoded by the exons ATGAGGAGGAACCAAGAGTCTATGTGTGCAGGGGAACAAGCTACTCATCCGGAGCGAGAAGAAAATGTTGAAGCCCACAAGAGCAGAGTTAAAGAGACCCTCAAAAGtggggagattagtgagatgggAGAGACGTGGAAGGAGATACGGATGTTGAGGCAGCAGGTAGTAAGCAGGGCGCCGGTACCCAAGAGAGGAAGTCCTTTTTCACTAGCCATTTTGGAAGAAGGGCTTCCTCCGAATTTCCGACAGTCAAACGTTGGAGAGTATGACGGACATGCGGACCCTGAAGAACACCTAGGGAGATTGAGAATGCGGCTCTGTTGCACCAGTATTCAGACGGAGTCAGgtgcagggtgtttctgg CCCAAATCAATACAGTCTTTCGAGGATTTCTCTGCAGCTTTCTTGCACCGATTTGCAAGCAGCAAGAGGCACCAGAAAAACTATCTGAGTTTGTTTGTGATGAAGCAGCAAGAGGCTGAAACTTTACGGGAGTTTGTCCAGCGCTTCAACAGTGCAGCGTTGGAAATACCAGCAGCTGCCCccgacatcatgataagtgcctttacaCAAGGACTAAGGGAAGGGGAGTTTTTTAAGTCGCTGGTCAAGAAGCCTGCGTCGAGCTATGATGATCTGTTGGCTCGAGCTGAAAAGTATGTAAACATGGAAGATGCCCAACGATACAAAAGGATGGAGAATCGGCCCGGAGGAAGTAGAGCTGAGGGAGCGGTGAGATGTGGTAGGAAGAGAGGTGCAGGTGAAAGGGAGGAGGACAGAGCCAGAGGtagaggacaattctcatcaCATGTTCCTCTGAATAGAAGTCGGGATAAGGTGATGGAGGTGAGGGAGTCAGGGGAGAGGGAGGGGAAGTCGCAGAGGGTTGAGA GCGAGGTCGAGGCCCTCCGTGGAAAAATCAGATGGTCAAAGAGCCGAGGGGAGAAGGTCGAGGTCAGGATGTCCCTCGGGAGCATGTTGAACCGAGGAGGGGAACGAATGAGGATTCcggggggtgctactgatggagatTCCGGACAAGCTCGGAAAGCGCATGGGAGGAGGTTAGAGAACTTTGAAATATCTAGGGGTGCAGACTTACCCCAGGATCcggtcatcagttttgggacgGAAGACCTCCGGGGTGTTGTGGCTCCacataacgatgccttggtggtgaCGGCCACCGTTGCCAATTACGATGTGGCACGAatctttattgataatggaagctcgGTGAATATCTTGTTCAAGAGCACTCTGGATCAGATGAAAGTGGAGGGATTTGAGTTCGAGCCGATCTCTACTCCTCTATATGGGTTTGCAGGACATGCCATCCCGCCGCTGGGTCAAATTGTCCTTCCTCTATCTTTGGAACATGGGCCTCGGCGGGTAACGAAGATGACAACTTTTGCCGTGGTGGACACCCTTCCTCTATCTTTGGGACATGCGCAAGGCAAGGCTTTGAAGAGGCCTTGGAATGCTTATCACCTTAGGAAGTATTATTCTTGA